The DNA segment TTCTTTCTTTAAAGGCATTTATTTCTTGATGTATTAGGTGTACAGGTCTTTTTATCAAAGAATCAATAATTTTGTCAGGATAACTCCCAATTGTATTATCGGTTGTTTTAACTTCTCCAATAATAAAATAATAATCATCTTCATTTTTCCTTATTTCTACATAGTCCAAACCTGATTGTTTCGAATTTGTTTTTGGGCAACTTGGCTCAATCATTATCTTTTCATCTTCAAGACATTGTTCTCTTACAATATAGAATAATACTTCACCAAAATACCCATTAAATAAATCTCTATCTAAGGATTCAGCACAATTCTTTGTTTCATCATACCTAGACTGACTTACCATTCCATCGAAAAAAATATATTCAGCAAGATACTTCTTTTCTTTTTCCTCCAATTCAACCTCATTATCAATTGCTTGCTGAAACTTATAACATAAATCTTCGCCATTATCCTCCAATATCAATTCACCATTACACCGTAATCTGCAAATCAACTTTGCAAATTCAATCGCAAAACACTGTATATCGTCATCTTCTAGGTTATCCTTCCATAACAGTGTAATTGTCTTACATTTATTATGTTCATAGTATTCACTTATATTAAACCAATTACGTAAATCCAGAAATTGTTTCATACCTTAACCCCACAAAATATATTTATAACCTATATAAATTATAGGAC comes from the Tepidanaerobacter acetatoxydans Re1 genome and includes:
- a CDS encoding Hachiman antiphage defense system protein HamA, with protein sequence MKQFLDLRNWFNISEYYEHNKCKTITLLWKDNLEDDDIQCFAIEFAKLICRLRCNGELILEDNGEDLCYKFQQAIDNEVELEEKEKKYLAEYIFFDGMVSQSRYDETKNCAESLDRDLFNGYFGEVLFYIVREQCLEDEKIMIEPSCPKTNSKQSGLDYVEIRKNEDDYYFIIGEVKTTDNTIGSYPDKIIDSLIKRPVHLIHQEINAFKERTKHSGPEDLKNFISRMPIYFMGKNPTAQKRFAGVINYGRNSSPQQTVFQNFNTKCTNHLYDSSECRRVKLIGIKGIKNIKERVLEVIWKNL